The nucleotide sequence CTTTGTGCACGAAGCAGAGAAGTTCAGGCCCTGTGAAATCCCCTTTGAAAGCCTTACCACTCATAAACAATCCTATCGGGGCCTGATGGGTGAGCCTGCTAAGAGCTTGAAACCTCTAGCCAGGCCCCCTGGGCTAGACATGCCTTTCTCTAACACCACTGAGTTTCGAGATAAGTACCAAGCTTGGCCAACGCCCCAGATGTTCTCCAAAGCTCCCATCACCTACGTCCCTCCTGAAGACAGCATGGATCTTCTGACAACAGTGCAGGCCCATTACACATACCCTAAGGGTGTCCCAGCTCGGTCCTGCCGACCTGCACCTCAGATTAGGAAAAGCGGTCGCTTTGAAGGCTCTTCCACCACCAAGGATGACTACAAGCAGTGGTCCAGCATGCGCACAGAGCCAGTCAAGCCCATTCCCCAGCTGGACTTTCCCACCGAGCCCTTGGACTGCCTGACCACCACTCGGGCCCACTATGTGCCCCACCCGCCTATCAATACCAAAAGCTGTAAGCCTCATTGGTCTGGCCCTCGAGGAAATGTCCCTGTGGAAGGCCAGACCACCTACACCATCAGCTTTACTCCCAAGGAAATGAGCAGGTGCCTAGCTTCATATCCTGAGCCTCCTGGCTACACCTTTGAGGAAGTGGATGCTTTGGGGCACAGGATATACAAGCCGGTT is from Macaca mulatta isolate MMU2019108-1 chromosome 15, T2T-MMU8v2.0, whole genome shotgun sequence and encodes:
- the SAXO1 gene encoding stabilizer of axonemal microtubules 1 codes for the protein MEGLTTSRRDFGPHKVAPVKAHQYDQFVPSEENMDLLTTYKKDYNPYTVCRVDPIKPRDSKYPYSNKMEYLPTYKADYLPWNQPRRQPLRLEHKYQPASVRFDNRTTHQDDYPIKGLVKTVSCKPLAMPKLCNIPLEDVTNYKMSYVAHPVEKRFVHEAEKFRPCEIPFESLTTHKQSYRGLMGEPAKSLKPLARPPGLDMPFSNTTEFRDKYQAWPTPQMFSKAPITYVPPEDSMDLLTTVQAHYTYPKGVPARSCRPAPQIRKSGRFEGSSTTKDDYKQWSSMRTEPVKPIPQLDFPTEPLDCLTTTRAHYVPHPPINTKSCKPHWSGPRGNVPVEGQTTYTISFTPKEMSRCLASYPEPPGYTFEEVDALGHRIYKPVSQAGSQQSSHLSVDDSENPSQRKLEVSA